A single region of the Zonotrichia albicollis isolate bZonAlb1 chromosome 16, bZonAlb1.hap1, whole genome shotgun sequence genome encodes:
- the INTS15 gene encoding integrator complex subunit 15, which translates to MSDIRHSLLRRDALSAAKEVLYHLDIYFSSQLQNSPLPLVDKGPTDLLEEFLFQVPKERGAPPKRLTPLQELQLLEIMCNYFQEQTKDSVRQVIFSSLFSPQGNKADDSRMALLGKLVSMAVAVCRVPVLECAAFWLQRTPAVFCVRLARALVDDYCNLVPGSIQTLKQIFTASPRFCCQFITSVTALYDLSSDELIPPSDLLELIVSWIFEDPRLILITFLNTPIAANLPMGFLELTPLTGLIRWCVKAPLAYTRKKKASLSNGHPPSKIAKDSASGEDRDCHQLYSKLHLSVLQVLMMLQGHLTEKNLYGRLGLVPFDHVVPLVEDINRLSDELNPLNASKEIELALDRLAQALQVAMASGALLCTRDDLRTVCSRLPHNNLLQLVISGPVQQPTHGALPPGFYPHIHTPPLGYPALPAHPVQTFIPGVAFPYRPIR; encoded by the exons aTGAGCGACATCCGGCACTCGCTGCTGCGGCGGGACGCGCTGAGCGCCGCCAAGGAGGTGCTCTACCACCTGGACATCTACttcagcagccagctgcagaaCTCGCCGCTGCCGCTGGTGGACAAGGGCCCCACGGATCTGCTCGAGGAGTTCCTCTTCCAGGTCCCCAAGGAGCGCGGAGCGCCGCCCAAG aggCTGACCCCACTTCAGGAACTTCAGCTCCTTGAGATCATGTGCAATTATTTCCAGGAGCAGACCAAGGATTCAGTCCGTCAGGTCATCTTCTCATCTCTCTTCAGCCCCCAGGGGAACAAAGCAGATGACAGCAggatggccctgctggggaAGCTGGTCTCCATGGCAGTGGCTGTCTGCAGGGTGCCTGTGCTGGAGTGTGCTGCCTTCTGGCTGCAG agaaCCCCAGCTGTGTTCTGTGTGAGGCTGGCCCGAGCCCTGGTGGATGATTACTGCAACCTGGTGCCAGGCTCCATCCAGACCCTGAAGCAGATCTTCACTGCCAGCCCTCGCTTCTGCTGCCAGTTCATCACCTCAGTCACAGCCCTCTACGACCTCTCCTCAG ATGAGCTGATCCCTCCCTCAGACCTGCTGGAGCTGATTGTCTCCTGGATCTTTGAGGACCCTCGTTTGATCCTGATCACCTTCCTGAACACTCCCATCGCAGCCAACCTGCCCATGGGCTTCCTGGAGCTCACCCCGCTCACCGGCCTCATCCGCTGGTGCGTCAAGGCCCCCCTGGCCTACACCAGGAAGAAAAAAGCCTCTCTCTCCAATGGACACCCTCCCAGCAAAATTGCCAAGGACTCAGCTTCAGGAGAAGACAGGGATTGCCACCAGCTCTATTCCAAGCTGCATCTGAGTGTCCTGCAGGTGCTTATGATGCTCCAGGGGCATTTAACGGAGAAAAACCTTTATGGGCGCCTGGGGCTGGTGCCCTTTGACCACGTGGTTCCTCTGGTGGAGGACATTAACAGACTGTCTGATGAACTCAATCCTCTCAATGCATCCAAAGAGATTGAACTTGCTCTGGACAGGCTGGCTCAGGCTTTGCAAGTGGCCATGGCATcaggagctctcctgtgcaCCAGAG ATGACTTGAGGACTGTGTGCTCCAGGCTACCACATAACAA CCTTCTCCAGCTGGTGATTTCGGGCCCGGTGCAGCAGCCGACACACGGGGCTCTGCCCCCCGGCTTCTACCCGCACATCCACACCCCTCCCCTGGGCTACCCCGCGCTGCCCGCGCACCCCGTGCAGACCTTCATCCCGGGCGTCGCCTTCCCCTACCGGCCCATCCGCTAG
- the LOC102063848 gene encoding LOW QUALITY PROTEIN: deoxyribonuclease-1-like 2 (The sequence of the model RefSeq protein was modified relative to this genomic sequence to represent the inferred CDS: substituted 2 bases at 2 genomic stop codons), with translation MGTVTLELSLLTVALLLCPATAMLRIGAFNIQSFGDTKMSNKEVAEIIINVLRRYDVVLVQEVRDSDLSAVTQLMEQLNSASTSQYDYEISGPLGRENYKEMYLFIYRTDVVSVVDTYHYEDPQDVFSREPFILRVSAPSTSKWGNKXPMGCGLGWLWGXHLSPLAEVKEFVLVPLHSAPHDAVAEIDALYDVYLAIINKWGTDNMMFLGDFNADCSYVQPSDWPSIRLRTSDIFKWLIPDSADTTVGKSDCAYDRIVVCGSKLKRSVLSNSAGIYNFQRAFQLDQEQALAVSDHYPVEVKLAA, from the exons ATGGGGACTGTGACACTGGAATTGTCCCTGCTGACTGTGGCTCTCCTCCTGTGCCCAGCCACTGCCATGCTGCGTATCGGTGCCTTCAACATCCAATCCTTCGGTGACACCAAGATGTCCAACAAGGAAGTGGCAGAGATCATCATCAAT GTGCTGCGCCGCTACGACGTGGTGCTGGTGCAGGAGGTGCGCGACTCCGACCTCAGCGCCGTCACCCAGCTCATGGAGCAGCTCAACAG TGCATCCACATCCCAATATGACTACGAGATCAGTGGCCCCCTGGGACGGGAGAACTACAAGGAGATGTACCTGTTTATCTACAG GACAGACGTCGTGTCTGTGGTGGACACCTACCACTATGAGGACCCCCAGGATGTCTTCAGCAGGGAGCCATTCATCCTGAGGGTGTCAGCCCCCAGCACCAGTAAGTGGGGGAACAAGTGACCCATGGGCTGTGGcctggggtggctgtggggctgACATCTCTCTCCCCTGGCAGAGGTGAAGGAGTTTGTGTTGGTGCCCCTGCACTCGGCCCCACACGATGCTGTCGCTGAGATTGATGCGCTCTACGACGTCTACCTGGCCATCATCAACAAGTGGGGGACTGAT AACATGATGTTCCTGGGGGACTTCAATGCCGACTGCTCCTACGTGCAGCCCAGTGACTGGCCATCCATCCGCCTGCGCACCAGCGACATCTTCAAATGGCTGATCCCCGACAGCGCTGACACCACCGTGGGCAAGTCAGACTGTGCCTATGACAG GATCGTGGTGTGTGGCAGCAAGCTGAAGAGAAGCGTCCTGTCCAACTCAGCTGGTATCTACAATTTCCAGCGTGCTTTCCAGCTGGACCAGGAGCAG GCCCTGGCAGTCAGTGACCACTACCCAGTTGAGGTGAAGCTGGCAGCctga
- the LOC102064197 gene encoding deoxyribonuclease-1 produces MAASRPVLSLLVAALLLHVATSLKIGAFNIRAFGDTKMANQTVANIIVSILSEYDVVLVQEVRDADLSAVNDLMEQLNSAGKHPYDFLISVPLGRGTYKEQYLFIYRSDMVSVLGSYYYNDGCESCGTDTFSREPFIVKFSSPTTQVQQFVLVPLHSEPSHARQEIDALYDVYTDVINKWGTNDMIFMGDFNADCSYVTSSQWPSIRLRSLSACEWLIPDSADTTVADTDCAYDRIVACGTALRQDIEPGSATINNFQRKFQLQLKDALAVSDHFPVEVTLKAL; encoded by the exons ATGGCAGCCTCGAGGCCGGTGCTGTCGCTGCTGGTCGCAGCTCTCCTGCTGCACGTGGCCACCTCGCTGAAGATTGGTGCCTTCAACATCAGAGCCTTTGGGGACACCAAGATGGCCAACCAGACCGTCGCAAACATCATCGTCTCT ATCCTGTCAGAGTACGATGTCGTGCTGGTGCAGGAGGTGCGGGATGCCGACCTGAGCGCTGTCAATGACCTCATGGAGCAGCTCAACAG tgctgggaaaCACCCCTATGACTTTTTGATCAGCGTCCCCCTGGGTCGGGGCACCTACAAGGAGCAGTACCTCTTCATCTACAG GTCAGACATGGTCTCCGTGCTGGGAAGCTACTACTACAATGATGGCTGTGAATCCTGTGGGACTGACACCTTCAGCAGGGAGCCCTTCATTGTGAAGTTCTCCTCACCCACCACAC AGGTGCAGCAGTTCGTGTTGGTGCCTCTGCATTCGGAGCCCAGCCACGCAAGACAGGAGATCGATGCGCTCTACGACGTCTAcaccgatgtcatcaacaagtGGGGGACCAAT gacaTGATCTTCATGGGTGATTTCAACGCTGACTGCTCGTATGTGACGAGCTCCCAGTGGCCGTCCATCCGCCTGCGCTCCCTGAGCGCCTGCGAGTGGCTGATCCCCGACAGCGCCGACACCACCGTGGCCGACACCGACTGCGCCTACGACCG CATCGTGGCCTGCGGCACCGCCCTGCGCCAAGACATTGAACCTGGCTCCGCCACGATCAACAACTTCCAGAGGaaattccagctccagctcaagGAT GCTTTGGCTGTCAGCGACCATTTCCCAGTGGAGGTGACCCTGAAAGCCCTCTGA